In the Malania oleifera isolate guangnan ecotype guangnan chromosome 1, ASM2987363v1, whole genome shotgun sequence genome, one interval contains:
- the LOC131165902 gene encoding NEP1-interacting protein 1 — MRCIFPMTKEWLIGIEKLVFRYREAVSCWVFAHSRGLATGFVLHFTKRAFLGVLTCVFALGGAIVGAVTGAIKGQTTETGFCRGAGIGALAGAITAVQLLESMVNGESLSKVALLLSLMNGRAFIEWVIPAVLKAYQWQVSTTETSYGVVSDIYDIAGLKGLSPTSIKKLSQYKFHYGKIIKPHDKISCAICLQDFNNGDSARKLPSCSHFFHLDCIDAWLIRHGSCPMCRTEVCKVTNQPL, encoded by the exons ATGAGGTGCATTTTCCCAATGACGAAGGAGTGGCTCATTGGCATTGAGAAGCTGGTATTCAGGTACAGAGAGGCTGTTTCTTGCTGGGTTTTTGCCCACTCCCGTGGTCTTGCAACTGGCTTCGTCTTGCATTTTACCAAAAGAGCTTTTCTAGGTGTACTCACCTGTGTTTTTGCATTAG GGGGTGCCATTGTGGGAGCAGTCACAGGAGCCATTAAAGGCCAGACAACAGAAACTGGGTTTTGTCGAGGGGCTGGGATAGGGGCACTGGCAGGGGCCATCACCGCCGTTCAGCTGCTGGAATCCATGGTCAATGGCGAGTCACTATCCAAg GTTGCCCTTTTACTTAGCCTGATGAATGGAAGGGCCTTCATTGAGTGGGTCATTCCTGCAGTACTAAAAGCTTATCAGTGGCAA GTTAGCACCACTGAAACAAGTTATGGAGTAGTATCCGACATATATGACATAGCTGGTCTGAAAGGGCTGTCACCAACTTCCATTAAAAAGCTCTCCCAATATAAATTCCATTACGGCAAGATTATCAAACCTCACGACAAAATCTCTTGCGCAATCTGCTTACAG GACTTCAATAACGGAGACTCTGCAAGGAAGCTTCCCAGTTGCAGCCACTTCTTCCATTTGGACTGCATAGATGCATGGCTAATCCGACATGGCTCTTGCCCTATGTGTAGGACAGAGGTTTGTAAAGTTACCAATCAGCCACTATAG